Proteins encoded together in one Zingiber officinale cultivar Zhangliang unplaced genomic scaffold, Zo_v1.1 ctg134, whole genome shotgun sequence window:
- the LOC122036199 gene encoding histone H1-like — protein sequence MASKGSTVKKPAAHPPYAEMIKEAIVTLKERGGSSPYAIGKFIEDKHKAHLPPNFRKFLLAQLKKLAAEGKLTKIKSSFKISAAPGSAPTKPKPKAKPASTASKSKPKSAVSAPKPKAKTNPSASAAKPKSKATPVKPKAASKPKPKAAPKPKPKTATKIPAKAAKKDAPAKKRKPASTQKPAARPAKAAKIGKKDTPTKKAAAPVKKPKSAKPAAKKATPKKAKK from the exons ATGGCCTCCAAGGGTTCGACGGTGAAGAAGCCAGCGGCGCATCCTCCCTACGCCGAG ATGATCAAGGAGGCGATCGTGACGCTGAAGGAAAGGGGCGGTTCGAGCCCGTACGCGATCGGGAAATTTATCGAGGACAAGCATAAGGCGCATTTACCTCCCAATTTCCGGAAGTTCCTCCTCGCACAACTCAAGAAGCTCGCTGCGGAGGGGAAGCTGACCAAAATTAAGAGCTCCTTCAAGATCTCCGCCGCCCCGGGTTCCGCTCCGACGAAGCCTAAGCCAAAGGCGAAGCCTGCTTCCACCGCAAgtaaatctaaacctaaatcCGCTGTGTCCGCCCCCAAACCGAAGGCAAAGACGAACCCGTCTGCTTCGGCCGCTAAGCCGAAATCCAAGGCCACTCCGGTGAAGCCCAAGGCGGCGTCGAAGCCAAAGCCCAAGGCGGCGCCGAAGCCGAAGCCCAAGACCGCGACAAAGATCCCGGCCAAAGCTGCAAAGAAGGACGCCCCGGCGAAAAAAAGGAAACCAGCGTCGACCCAAAAGCCGGCTGCTCGACCAGCAAAGGCTGCTAAGATCGGGAAGAAGGATACGCCGACGAAGAAGGCTGCTGCTCCGGTGAAGAAACCTAAGTCGGCCAAACCGGCTGCCAAAAAAGCGACTCCAAAGAAAGCGAAGAAGTAG
- the LOC122036184 gene encoding probable histone H2A.5, translating into METSGAGGGKVKKGAAGRRTGGPKKKAVSRSVKAGLQFPVGRIGRFLKKGRYSQRVGSGAPVYLAAVLEYLAAEVLELAGNAARDNKKNRIIPRHVLLAIRNDEELGKLLAGVTIAHGGVLPNINPVLLPKKSAAAKEPKSPSKATKSPKKTA; encoded by the coding sequence ATGGAAACAAGCGGAGCGGGAGGCGGCAAGGTCAAGAAGGGCGCCGCCGGGCGGCGGACCGGCGGGCCGAAGAAAAAGGCCGTGTCACGATCGGTGAAGGCCGGCCTCCAGTTCCCCGTCGGCCGCATCGGTCGCTTCCTGAAGAAGGGCCGCTACTCCCAGCGCGTCGGCAGTGGCGCGCCGGTCTACCTGGCGGCCGTTCTGGAATACCTGGCGGCGGAGGTGCTGGAGCTTGCTGGCAACGCAGCGCGCGACAACAAGAAGAACCGCATCATCCCCCGCCACGTCCTGCTTGCTATCCGCAACGATGAGGAACTGGGGAAGCTTCTCGCCGGCGTCACCATCGCTCACGGTGGTGTCCTCCCCAACATCAACCCGGTGCTGCTTCCGAAGAAGTCGGCGGCCGCTAAGGAACCAAAGTCGCCGTCGAAGGCCACCAAATCGCCGAAGAAAACAGCTTAA